The proteins below are encoded in one region of Manihot esculenta mitochondrion, complete genome:
- the ccmC gene encoding cytochrome c biogenesis C — MSVSLLQPSFLMSKTRSYAQILIGSRLFLTAMAIHLSLRVAPLDLQQGGNSRIPYVHVPAARMSILVYIATAINTFFFLLTKHPLFLRSSGTGTEMGAFFTLFTLVTGGFRGRPMWGTFWVWDARLTSVFISFLIYLGALRFQKLPVEPASISICAGPIDIPIIKSSVNWWNTSHQPGSISRSGTSIHVPMPIPILSNFANSPFSTRILFVLETRLPIPSFLESPLTEEIEAREGIPKPSSLAESLCVHG, encoded by the coding sequence ATGTCCGTTTCGTTATTACAACCTTCTTTTTTGATGTCAAAGACCAGAAGCTATGCGCAAATTCTCATTGGATCTCGGTTGTTCTTAACAGCGATGGCTATTCATTTAAGTCTTCGGGTAGCACCACTAGATCTTCAACAAGGTGGAAATTCTCGTATTCCGTATGTACATGTTCCTGCGGCTCGGATGAGTATTCTTGTTTATATCGCTACGGCTATCAACACTTTCTTTTTCCTATTAACAAAACATCCCCTTTTTCTTCGCTCTTCCGGAACCGGTACAGAAATGGGTGCTTTTTTTACGTTGTTTACCTTAGTTACTGGGGGGTTTCGGGGAAGACCTATGTGGGGAACCTTTTGGGTGTGGGATGCTCGTTTAACCTCTGTATTCATCTCGTTCCTTATTTACCTGGGTGCATTGCGTTTTCAAAAGCTTCCTGTCGAACCGGCTTCTATTTCAATCTGTGCTGGACCGATCGATATACCAATAATCAAGTCTTCAGTCAACTGGTGGAATACATCGCATCAACCTGGGAGCATTAGCCGATCTGGTACATCAATACATGTTCCTATGCCCATTCCAATCTTGTCTAACTTTGCTAACTCCCCCTTCTCAACCCGTATCTTGTTTGTTCTGGAAACACGTCTTCCTATTCCATCTTTTCTCGAATCTCCTTTAACGGAAGAAATAGAAGCTCGAGAAGGAATACCAAAACCTAGTTCACTCGCTGAGTCTCTTTGCGTCCATGGCTGA